One window of Amaranthus tricolor cultivar Red isolate AtriRed21 chromosome 13, ASM2621246v1, whole genome shotgun sequence genomic DNA carries:
- the LOC130798777 gene encoding glycine-rich cell wall structural protein-like, with product MGKFRRGLGLCFVVLALVVVFVGLGEGRRLEETYNVGKEGYVGEEGGLGGGYGGGYGGGEGGGYGGGQGVGIGGGHGGGIGGGHGGGFGGGGYGGGKGGGIGGGVGGGHGGGIGGGYGGGKGGGIGGGIGGGHGGGVGGGYGGGKGGGVGGGVGGGHGSGVGGGYGGSQGGGVGSGIGGGHGSGIGGGYGGGQGGGLGGGHGGGVGGGQGGPGGVGGGYGGGKGGGIGGGQGGGVGGGQGGGYGGGKGGGVGGGVGGSHGGGVGGGYGGGVGGGYGGGAGGGHGGGVGGGIGGGHGGGAGGGIGGGHGGGYGGGAGGGSGGGVGGGYGGGAGGGHGGGYGGGGY from the coding sequence ATGGGGAAGTTTAGAAGAGGTTTAGGATTGTGTTTTGTGGTGCTCGCACTTGTGGTGGTGTTTGTAGGGTTGGGTGAGGGAAGGCGGTTAGAGGAAACGTACAATGTAGGTAAGGAGGGTTATGTAGGGGAGGAAGGAGGTTTGGGAGGTGGTTATGGTGGAGGCTATGGGGGTGGTGAAGGTGGTGGATATGGAGGTGGTCAAGGAGTTGGCATTGGTGGTGGACATGGAGGTGGTATAGGTGGAGGTCATGGAGGTGGCTTTGGTGGTGGAGGTTATGGAGGAGGAAAAGGCGGTGGTATTGGAGGTGGTGTAGGAGGTGGCCATGGAGGTGGTATAGGTGGTGGATATGGAGGAGGCAAAGGTGGTGGTATTGGAGGTGGGATTGGTGGAGGCCATGGGGGCGGAGTTGGTGGTGGTTATGGAGGAGGCAAAGGGGGTGGTGTTGGAGGTGGAGTAGGAGGCGGTCATGGAAGTGGTGTGGGTGGTGGATATGGAGGAAGCCAAGGTGGTGGTGTTGGAAGTGGGATAGGAGGTGGTCATGGAAGTGGAATTGGTGGTGGTTATGGAGGAGGACAAGGTGGTGGCTTAGGAGGTGGTCATGGAGGAGGTGTTGGTGGTGGCCAAGGAGGTCCAGGTGGAGTTGGTGGCGGTTATGGAGGAGGTAAAGGTGGGGGAATTGGAGGTGGACAAGGAGGTGGTGTAGGTGGTGGGCAAGGAGGCGGTTATGGAGGTGGAAAAGGTGGAGGCGTTGGTGGTGGAGTAGGAGGTAGCCATGGAGGTGGTGTTGGTGGTGGATACGGAGGTGGAGTTGGAGGGGGTTATGGAGGAGGTGCAGGAGGAGGACATGGAGGTGGAGTTGGTGGTGGTATTGGCGGAGGACATGGAGGTGGAGCTGGTGGTGGTATCGGTGGAGGACACGGAGGTGGCTATGGAGGAGGAGCTGGTGGTGGCTCTGGCGGAGGAGTTGGAGGAGGTTATGGAGGTGGTGCTGGTGGTGGTCATGGAGGAGGATATGGAGGTGGTGGCTACTAA
- the LOC130798268 gene encoding glycine-rich cell wall structural protein-like, producing MGRFLKALGTSFLVLTLGVLFVGLAEGRRLEETTNVGKEGCEEGGLGPLGGGGKGGGYGGGGGIGGGYGGGVGGGHEGGYGGGAGGGGGGGAGGGYGGSHGGGGGSGGGVGGGYGSGVGGGSSGGYGSGTGGGAGGGYGGGAGSGYGGGHGSGAGGGYGGGKGGGVGGGVGGGAGGGYGGGHGSGVGGGYGHGGGAGGGYGSGTGGGYGGGAGGGHGGGYGGGAGSGSGGGAGGGYGGGAGGGYGGGSGGGAGGGYGGGAGGASGGGYGGGAGAGQGGGYGGGGY from the coding sequence ATGGGAAGGTTTTTGAAAGCTTTAGGAACGTCCTTTTTAGTGTTGACACTTGGTGTGTTGTTTGTGGGGTTAGCGGAGGGAAGGCGATTGGAGGAGACAACCAATGTGGGTAAGGAGGGTTGTGAAGAAGGGGGTTTAGGTCCATTAGGAGGTGGTGGTAAAGGTGGTGGGTATGGAGGTGGAGGTGGCATCGGTGGGGGTTATGGAGGCGGTGTAGGAGGAGGTCATGAAGGTGGTTATGGTGGCGGtgctggtggtggtggtggtggtggtgctgGAGGTGGCTATGGAGGAAGCCATGGAGGAGGAGGTGGATCTGGAGGAGGTGTTGGTGGTGGTTACGGAAGTGGAGTTGGAGGAGGTTCTAGTGGTGGTTATGGAAGTGGTACAGGAGGAGGTGCTGGTGGTGGTTATGGAGGAGGTGCTGGAAGTGGCTATGGAGGAGGCCATGGAAGTGGTGCAGGTGGTGGTTATGGAGGAGGGAAAGGTGGAGGTGTTGGTGGTGGAGTAGGAGGTGGTGCAGGTGGCGGCTACGGAGGAGGACATGGAAGTGGAGTTGGTGGAGGATATGGCCATGGAGGTGGTGCTGGTGGTGGTTATGGAAGTGGTACTGGAGGAGGCTATGGAGGAGGTGCTGGTGGAGGACATGGAGGTGGTTATGGTGGAGGAGCAGGCAGTGGTTCTGGAGGAGGAGCTGGTGGTGGCTATGGAGGAGGAGCTGGTGGTGGCTATGGAGGAGGTTCTGGAGGAGGAGCTGGTGGTGGTTACGGAGGAGGTGCTGGTGGAGCATCTGGTGGTGGCTACGGAGGTGGCGCTGGTGCAGGCCAAGGAGGAGGATATGGAGGTGGTGGCTACTAA
- the LOC130797987 gene encoding probable myosin-binding protein 5: protein MSSSGRSIRHYVEQELGSVPHFVIYAILEWTLIGLLFLDGFLAFISSEFADFFDLQSPCVLCTRIDHVLTRHRTRFCYNETICDGHKKDLSSLAFCHVHRNLSDIRTMCEGCLLSFATDKSFNGVRSKDLEGMVNHEMKARLQLRPLWSNSGNGNGNGNEKLTYCSCCGEPMKVKPSSYEEVGNGNPNWLLQQAPAPSPRGPFGSWRGEDARMTLELSNIRCQEIKLSETTTLEEEDSLSVATPFASKEESRAITTPRPTETDESIIEDFGRTLSFSRGNRFFGISDSAASSPRYANRMPRKSLIEKVELGSDPVETITGNETDTEIILTRLKKQVRSDRKSLIALYMELDEERSAAAVAANNAMAMITRLQAEKASVQMEALQYQRMMEEQAEYDKEDIQMLKEFVNKKEDEIRELENELELYRDRFGLPHVSRGDGLERSQSFSSITEHGSPLFSIVATDTEMDVNDHISDKSGSGSSFGEGEHNGLNYQKDEYYLGGFSYQDFENADPKNGNHNHHDEHHSEGDHDMDVHTSIGNEEIIGN from the exons ATGTCATCTTCAGGAAGATCAATAAGGCATTATGTAGAACAAGAGTTGGGAAGTGTTCCACATTTTGTAATCTATGCAATCCTAGAATGGACCCTTATAGGCTTACTCTTCCTTGATGGATTCCTTGCATTTATATCAAGTGAATTTGCAGATTTCTTTGATCTACAATCCCCTTGTGTGTTATGTACACGAATCGATCATGTTTTAACACGACATAGAACGCGCTTTTGTTACAATGAAACCATTTGTGATGGTCATAAGAAGGATTTATCCTCCCTTGCATTTTGTCATGTTCATAGAAACCTTTCTGATATTAGAACAATGTGTGAAGGTTGTCTTCTTTCTTTTGCTACTGATAAATCTTTTAATGGGGTTAGAAGTAAGGATCTTGAAGGAATGGTTAATCATGAAATGAAGGCAAGGCTTCAGTTAAGGCCTCTTTGGAGTAATTCAGGGAATGGGAATGGGAATGGGAATGAGAAATTGACTTATTGCTCATGTTGTGGGGAACCTATGAAGGTTAAGCCTAGTAGTTATGAAGAGGTTGGTAATGGAAATCCTAATTGGCTTTTACAGCAGGCTCCGGCTCCTTCGCCTCGCGGTCCTTTTGGTTCGTGGAGGGGTGAAGATGCTCGAATGACGTTAGAGTTGTCGAATATACGATGTCAAGAGATTAAGTTGTCTGAAACTACCACCCTTGAAGAGGAGGATTCATTAAGTGTTGCTACTCCATTTG CAAGCAAGGAAGAAAGCAGAGCAATAACAACACCAAGGCCAACAGAAACTGATGAATCAATAATAGAAGATTTTGGTAGAACACTTTCCTTTTCAAGGGGTAACAGATTCTTCGGCATAAGCGATTCAGCAGCTTCAAGTCCAAGGTACGCGAACAGAATGCCTAGAAAATCACTCATCGAAAAAGTAGAACTCGGTTCAGACCCTGTCGAGACAATCACAGGTAACGAAACAGACACAGAAATCATCCTGACCCGTCTAaagaaacaagtgcggtcagaCAGAAAGTCACTTATAGCACTTTACATGGAGTTAGACGAAGAAAGAAGTGCAGCAGCAGTAGCAGCAAACAACGCGATGGCTATGATCACAAGACTACAAGCCGAAAAAGCGTCAGTCCAAATGGAAGCCTTACAATATCAAAGAATGATGGAAGAACAAGCAGAGTATGATAAAGAAGATATTCAAATGTTGAAGGAGTTTGTGAATAAAAAAGAGGATGAAATTAGAGAactagaaaatgaattagagcTTTATCGCGATAGATTTGGACTTCCTCATGTTAGTCGAGGTGATGGGTTGGAACGATCTCAGTCGTTCTCATCGATTACTGAACATGGAAGTCCATTGTTTAGTATTGTTGCTACTGATACTGAAATGGATGTGAATGATCATATTTCTGATAAGAGTGGTAGTGGATCATCTTTTGGTGAAGGTGAACATAATGGACTTAATTATCAAAAGGATGAATATTATCTTGGGGGGTTTTCATATCAGGATTTTGAAAATGCTGATCCAAAGAATGGTAATCATAATCATCATGATGAACATCATAGTGAAGGTGATCATGACATGGATGTCCATACTTCAATTGGTAATGAAGAAATTATAG GTAACTAA